The Candidatus Eisenbacteria bacterium genome segment CCTCCCGGGGATCGTGGGCTACTCCCTGGCCATGCCCGATGTCCACTGGGGCTACGGATTCCCGATCGGCGGAGTGGCGGCCACCGACCCGGAGCAGGGCGGCGTCGTCTCGCCGGGAGGGGTCGGATACGACATCAACTGCGGTATCCGCCTCTGCCCGACGCGCCTCACGGTGGACGAGGTCCGGCCGAGGATCGACAAGCTCGTCGCCCGGCTCTTCTCCAACATCCCATGCGGGGTCGGTTCGGAGGGGGCGATCCCCAGCGTGTCGAAGAAGGAGCTTCAGGCCGTGATGCGCCTCGGGGCGCGATGGGCGATCGAGAAGGGATACGGCGATCCCGGCCAGACGAAGAACATCGAAGATGACGGGCGCATCGAGGGCGCCGACCCGGACGCGGTCAGCGAGCGCGCCGTGGAGCGCGGTCTGGAGCAGATCGGGACGCTCGGATCGGGCAATCACTTCGCCGAGATCGATGTCGTGGATCGGATCTTCAATCCCGAGGTCGCCCGCTCCTTCGGGATCGAGGAGAACCAGATCGCCATTCTGATCCATACGGGGTCGAGGGGATTCGGCTATCAGATCTGCGACGACTACCTGAGGACCCTGGGCCGGGCCATGCAGAAGCACGGCATCCAGCTCCCCGATCGCCAGCTCGCCTGCGCTCCCGTCGCCTCGGAGGAGGGGCGCGCCTATCTGGCGGCGATGGCATGCGCGGCCAACTTCGCCTGGGCCAATCGCCAGACGATCCAGCACCTCGCGGAGAAAGCGCTGATCGATGGGATGGGCCGATCCCGCGGGGACATCGGCCTGCGCCTCCTCTATGATGTATCCCACAATGTCGCGAAGATCGAGTGGCATGAGGTCGAGGGGAAGCTGCGCCGGCTCTGCGTGCATCGGAAGGGGGCCACGCGCGCCCATCTTCCGCGCGGACAGGAGGGACGCTGGCCGCACGGGCAGCCGGTGATCATCCCGGGCGACATGGGGACCGAGAGCTACATTTGCGTCGGCACCGAGAGATCCCTCGGGGAGACGTTCGGGAGCACCTGCCACGGGGCGGGCCGCGTCCTCAGCCGGACCGCGGCGAGGGCGCGATTCGGCAAGCGCGACCTCGTCCGTGAGCTGGCGGACGGGGGGATCACGGTGATGGCCAAGGGAAGGGGCACACTGGCGGAGGAGATGACGGGCGCCTACAAGAATGTCGAGCGCGTCGTCGACGTGATGGATCGCGCCGGCATCAGCCGGAAGGTCGCCCGGCTGCGTCCCCTGGGCGTCATCAAGGGATAGGGCGCCGGGCGTTTCGGCGCCCGCGAGGAGCGGTTTGGAAGAGACGGCCTCCAGCGCGGCGGGATCGAAGGCGGGCGAATCCTCCTCAGGGCGGCCGCCCGCTCAAGGAGATCTCGCGCTCTACCTGAGGATCCTCTCCTTCCTCCGCCCGTACGGCCGCTCCATCGCCCTGATCCTCGTCTTCAACGTCTTCTTCGTCGTCTTCAACGCCCTCTCCGTCTGGCTGGTCGCCCCCTTCATCAACACGCTCTTCCGCGCGGCCTCGCCGTCCGCGGGCGCCCCCGCCGCGGCGCTCGACGATCCGTCCGCTTCCTTCGGCCTCATGAACCTCAATGCGTGGCTCAAGGATCGGACTGAGGAGCTGATCCGGCACGACAGCCCGTTCGAGACGTTGAAGCTCCTCTGCCTTCTGATCTTCGCGGCCTTCCTGCTCAAGAACTTCTTCGCCTTCGCGGAGGCCTACACCGTGAGCTTCGTCGAGCAGAAGGTGATCAAGGACCTGCGGGAGCGGGTCCATGACCACATGATCCGTCTTCCCCTCGGGTT includes the following:
- a CDS encoding RtcB family protein translates to MKDGGSIELRKVSDTLFEIPRSGGMRVAGRIYADEKLLSEIEGEGGLAQVRNVAHLPGIVGYSLAMPDVHWGYGFPIGGVAATDPEQGGVVSPGGVGYDINCGIRLCPTRLTVDEVRPRIDKLVARLFSNIPCGVGSEGAIPSVSKKELQAVMRLGARWAIEKGYGDPGQTKNIEDDGRIEGADPDAVSERAVERGLEQIGTLGSGNHFAEIDVVDRIFNPEVARSFGIEENQIAILIHTGSRGFGYQICDDYLRTLGRAMQKHGIQLPDRQLACAPVASEEGRAYLAAMACAANFAWANRQTIQHLAEKALIDGMGRSRGDIGLRLLYDVSHNVAKIEWHEVEGKLRRLCVHRKGATRAHLPRGQEGRWPHGQPVIIPGDMGTESYICVGTERSLGETFGSTCHGAGRVLSRTAARARFGKRDLVRELADGGITVMAKGRGTLAEEMTGAYKNVERVVDVMDRAGISRKVARLRPLGVIKG